The Trichocoleus sp. FACHB-46 genomic interval CACTGAATCAGCGGAGCATTCGGCTCTTGAAACGTCTTGGGTACAAGAAAGTGGACGCAAATCAGCGCCCGAAACTTTCTTCCTACGATGTAGGAGATTGCTGCTTTGTCCGTCTGCCCAGCTAAAGGAGAATCAGGAAACTACTGGCATCAAACTTGGTTAGGTTAGAATCGAAAGCCAGTCCCATCAGTTGTGCTTGGCAAGCCCATGAAATCCCCCGAACAATGTGAAAGCATGACGGACATTCGAACCGAAATCGATCGGTTAGACCGTCAAGTTCTTGCACTACTTGGCCAGCGCTTCGCTTACGTCAAAGCTGCCTCTAAAGTTAAGACGAGTGAAACTAGCGTTAGAGCACCTGAACGCTTGCAAGCAATGTTACAGCAACGTCGAGTTTGGGCAGAGGAAGAAGGATTAAACGCTGATGCAATTGAAAAAATGTACCAGGATCTAGTTAATCACTTCATTGATGAAGAGATGAAGCACTGGAAACAACCCAGAATTCAATAGGCGCACCGCATAACCATTCTGGTGCAGCGAACTGATCCAGAGCGCTTGTAGTATTGCAAAGGTGTTGATAGCCGCTGACCGCGGCCATTCTACTGCTTCAGTTTCGGGTTGTGAGCGTAGTC includes:
- a CDS encoding isochorismate lyase; the encoded protein is MKSPEQCESMTDIRTEIDRLDRQVLALLGQRFAYVKAASKVKTSETSVRAPERLQAMLQQRRVWAEEEGLNADAIEKMYQDLVNHFIDEEMKHWKQPRIQ